The following proteins are encoded in a genomic region of Asterias amurensis chromosome 5, ASM3211899v1:
- the LOC139937357 gene encoding disintegrin and metalloproteinase domain-containing protein 10-like isoform X2, which translates to MKSETCLVQPLGPFIRYHETLNYDLSEVHQQHTRAARSLGRPTVSLSFTAHQRDFKLRLTRDTSAFLPDFTLVTSDGEEQSPDVSYFYSGDLEDEPGSYCHGSITDGLFQGKIHVGDDVFSVEPSTNYIDEPETHSVIYKAKDLDYSSLESGGSGCGMIGEIQKRMEEKMKKLKDEEDMLKAKNQGESDKSSHSSRHKRAAPSAQTCTLYIQTDIQFYERYGRSRSAVIKQIGEHVQAASNIYSRVAFGEYQNINFAVKKIRVFTDEDTNSVDYLFKDDFIGVEKYLDLASIGNLEEYCLAYTFTNRDFANGVLGLAWIATEFTSSTGGLCSPKLNSRDSTLNTGIVTVNNYGSFVPPLMSHNTFAHEIGHNFGSNHDPANNQVCSPGGSLGNYLMFPHASSGGLLNNAYFSSCSINEITGVLQTVFAGTSKENCFVERSSVTFCGNQILEEGEECDCGYDDTCPESNCCVPQNADNTNPDACTLKSTSVCSEQQGDCCNPDTCDFWPLGFICNQETDCSQNAMCNGNSFVCIAQAPKADNTPCDGDRKVCSNGACTKSICEVNTLEECHCTQTTELCEICCQNRGQPESCVSASQINIRSRSGETLFRDVGSTCDNFMGYCDAFNTCRLADEDGPIASIIRKIFFGTEAQLTDVIWTWITNNWWVIVIIVVAIIILMVLIIFFCERVIPTTNPWHKEKAELSRSASANVKLQKKRNRGSAYYGPADAPNFQQHPDNAESRATRF; encoded by the exons ATGAAAAGTGAAACGTGCTTAG taCAACCATTGGGGCCCTTTATTCGCTACCATGAGACATTAAATTATGACCTCAGTGAAGTGCATCAACAACACACAAGAGCGGCGAGGTCGCTAGGAAGGCCGACTGTATCACTCTCATTTACAGCACACCAAAG AGATTTTAAGTTGAGGTTAACGCGGGACACCAGTGCCTTCTTGCCTGACTTTACACTCGTTACATCAGATGGGGAGGAACAGTCACCCGATGTCAGCTACTTTTACAGCGGAGACTTAGAAG ATGAACCAGGAAGTTATTGCCACGGTTCCATCACGGACGGCCTCTTCCAGGGGAAGATCCACGTCGGAGACGACGTCTTCTCCGTGGAGCCTTCCACCAACTACATCGACGAGCCCGAAACACACTCCGTCATCTACAAGGCCAAGGATCTGGATTACTCCTCCCTAGAGTCCGGCGGAAGCGGCTGCGGAATGATTGGAGAAATCCAGAAGAGGATGGAAGAGAAGATGAAGAAGTTGAAAGACGAGGAGGATATGTTGAAAGCAAAGAACCAAGGAGAG agtGATAAATCATCACACTCTTCTCGTCACAAGAGGGCAGCACCATCGGCACAGACTTGCACTCTGTATATCCAGACAGACATTCAATTTTATGAAAG ATATGGCCGAAGTCGTTCAGCTGTGATCAAGCAGATTGGCGAGCATGTCCAGGCAGCCAGCAACATCTACTCTAGAGTAGCATTTGGAGAATACCAGAATATCAACTttgctgtgaaaaaaataagg GTGTTCACCGATGAGGATACAAACAGCGTTGATTACCTGTTCAAAGATGATTTTATTGGAGTTGAGAAATACTTGGATCTTGCCTCCATCGGGAACCTGGAAGAGTACTGCCTGGCCTACACATTCACAAACAGGGACTTTGCTAACGGTGTCTTGGGCCTTGCATGGATTGCAACTGAATTCA CTAGCAGTACAGGAGGTCTCTGCTCTCCCAAATTGAACAGTCGAGATTCAACGCTCAATACAGGCATTGTTACAGTCAACAACTACGGGTCGTTTGTACCACCACTGATGTCCCACAACACCTTTGCCCATGAGATTGGTCATAACTTCGGCTCAAAT CATGACCCAGCGAACAATCAAGTCTGCTCACCGGGCGGCAGCCTTGGTAACTATCTCATGTTTCCTCACGCCTCCTCCGGTGGACTCCTCAATAATGCTTACTTCTCAAGCTGCAGTATCAACGAGATCACTGGGGTGCTGCAGACCGTCTTCGCTGGGACCAGCAAAGAAAATTGCTTCGTCG AACGCTCTTCGGTCACATTCTGCGGCAATCAAATACTGGAGGAGGGTGAGGAGTGCGATTGTGGCTACGATGACACGTGCCCCGAGTCAAATTGCTGCGTCCCGCAGAATGCCGATAATACAAACCCCGATGCGTGCACCTTGAAAAGCACCAGTGTATGCAG TGAACAGCAAGGCGACTGCTGTAATCCAGATACTTGCGACTTCTGGCCATTAGGCTTCATATGCAACCAGGAAACCGATTGCAGTCAGAATGCTATGTGCAA TGGGAATAGTTTTGTCTGCATCGCCCAGGCACCCAAAGCTGACAATACACCCTGTGATGGAGATAGGAAAGTCTGCAGCAATGGG GCGTGTACCAAATCAATCTGTGAGGTCAACACCCTTGAAGAATGCCACTGTACACAGACAACTGAATTGTGTGAAATTTGCTGCCAAAACAGAG GCCAGCCAGAGTCTTGCGTTTCAGCCTCCCAGATCAACATCCGAAGCAGATCCGGTGAAACTCTGTTCAGGGATGTCGGATCAACGTGTGACAACTTCATGGGTTACTGCGACGCTTTCAACACCTGCCGCCTGGCCGATGAGGACGGCCCAATTGCTAGCATCATTAGGAAGATCTTCTTCGGCACCGAAGCTCAGTTGACTGACGTCATTTGGACTTGGATTACG AATAACTGGTGGGTGATTGTCATCATTGTCGTTGCCATCATCATCCTGATGGTCCTCATCATCTTCTTCTGCGAGCGCGTCATCCCCACCACCAACCCCTGGCACAAGGAGAAGGCGGAGCTGTCACGAAGCGCCAGCGCCAACGTCAAGCTGCAGAAGAAACGCAACCGCGGCAGCGCGTACTACGGCCCCGCAGACGCGCCAAATTTTCAGCAGCACCCGGATAACGCTGAGAGTAGAGCCACAAGATTCTAA
- the LOC139937357 gene encoding disintegrin and metalloproteinase domain-containing protein 10-like isoform X1 encodes MATVEVRRCCQAMFWGYVILNIILLSLPEIGALKVQPLGPFIRYHETLNYDLSEVHQQHTRAARSLGRPTVSLSFTAHQRDFKLRLTRDTSAFLPDFTLVTSDGEEQSPDVSYFYSGDLEDEPGSYCHGSITDGLFQGKIHVGDDVFSVEPSTNYIDEPETHSVIYKAKDLDYSSLESGGSGCGMIGEIQKRMEEKMKKLKDEEDMLKAKNQGESDKSSHSSRHKRAAPSAQTCTLYIQTDIQFYERYGRSRSAVIKQIGEHVQAASNIYSRVAFGEYQNINFAVKKIRVFTDEDTNSVDYLFKDDFIGVEKYLDLASIGNLEEYCLAYTFTNRDFANGVLGLAWIATEFTSSTGGLCSPKLNSRDSTLNTGIVTVNNYGSFVPPLMSHNTFAHEIGHNFGSNHDPANNQVCSPGGSLGNYLMFPHASSGGLLNNAYFSSCSINEITGVLQTVFAGTSKENCFVERSSVTFCGNQILEEGEECDCGYDDTCPESNCCVPQNADNTNPDACTLKSTSVCSEQQGDCCNPDTCDFWPLGFICNQETDCSQNAMCNGNSFVCIAQAPKADNTPCDGDRKVCSNGACTKSICEVNTLEECHCTQTTELCEICCQNRGQPESCVSASQINIRSRSGETLFRDVGSTCDNFMGYCDAFNTCRLADEDGPIASIIRKIFFGTEAQLTDVIWTWITNNWWVIVIIVVAIIILMVLIIFFCERVIPTTNPWHKEKAELSRSASANVKLQKKRNRGSAYYGPADAPNFQQHPDNAESRATRF; translated from the exons atggcCACAGTGGAAGTCCGTAGGTGCTGTCAAGCCATGTTTTGGGGATACGTTATTTTGAACATAATTCTTCTCTCGTTACCAGAGATTGGAGCTCTTAAAG taCAACCATTGGGGCCCTTTATTCGCTACCATGAGACATTAAATTATGACCTCAGTGAAGTGCATCAACAACACACAAGAGCGGCGAGGTCGCTAGGAAGGCCGACTGTATCACTCTCATTTACAGCACACCAAAG AGATTTTAAGTTGAGGTTAACGCGGGACACCAGTGCCTTCTTGCCTGACTTTACACTCGTTACATCAGATGGGGAGGAACAGTCACCCGATGTCAGCTACTTTTACAGCGGAGACTTAGAAG ATGAACCAGGAAGTTATTGCCACGGTTCCATCACGGACGGCCTCTTCCAGGGGAAGATCCACGTCGGAGACGACGTCTTCTCCGTGGAGCCTTCCACCAACTACATCGACGAGCCCGAAACACACTCCGTCATCTACAAGGCCAAGGATCTGGATTACTCCTCCCTAGAGTCCGGCGGAAGCGGCTGCGGAATGATTGGAGAAATCCAGAAGAGGATGGAAGAGAAGATGAAGAAGTTGAAAGACGAGGAGGATATGTTGAAAGCAAAGAACCAAGGAGAG agtGATAAATCATCACACTCTTCTCGTCACAAGAGGGCAGCACCATCGGCACAGACTTGCACTCTGTATATCCAGACAGACATTCAATTTTATGAAAG ATATGGCCGAAGTCGTTCAGCTGTGATCAAGCAGATTGGCGAGCATGTCCAGGCAGCCAGCAACATCTACTCTAGAGTAGCATTTGGAGAATACCAGAATATCAACTttgctgtgaaaaaaataagg GTGTTCACCGATGAGGATACAAACAGCGTTGATTACCTGTTCAAAGATGATTTTATTGGAGTTGAGAAATACTTGGATCTTGCCTCCATCGGGAACCTGGAAGAGTACTGCCTGGCCTACACATTCACAAACAGGGACTTTGCTAACGGTGTCTTGGGCCTTGCATGGATTGCAACTGAATTCA CTAGCAGTACAGGAGGTCTCTGCTCTCCCAAATTGAACAGTCGAGATTCAACGCTCAATACAGGCATTGTTACAGTCAACAACTACGGGTCGTTTGTACCACCACTGATGTCCCACAACACCTTTGCCCATGAGATTGGTCATAACTTCGGCTCAAAT CATGACCCAGCGAACAATCAAGTCTGCTCACCGGGCGGCAGCCTTGGTAACTATCTCATGTTTCCTCACGCCTCCTCCGGTGGACTCCTCAATAATGCTTACTTCTCAAGCTGCAGTATCAACGAGATCACTGGGGTGCTGCAGACCGTCTTCGCTGGGACCAGCAAAGAAAATTGCTTCGTCG AACGCTCTTCGGTCACATTCTGCGGCAATCAAATACTGGAGGAGGGTGAGGAGTGCGATTGTGGCTACGATGACACGTGCCCCGAGTCAAATTGCTGCGTCCCGCAGAATGCCGATAATACAAACCCCGATGCGTGCACCTTGAAAAGCACCAGTGTATGCAG TGAACAGCAAGGCGACTGCTGTAATCCAGATACTTGCGACTTCTGGCCATTAGGCTTCATATGCAACCAGGAAACCGATTGCAGTCAGAATGCTATGTGCAA TGGGAATAGTTTTGTCTGCATCGCCCAGGCACCCAAAGCTGACAATACACCCTGTGATGGAGATAGGAAAGTCTGCAGCAATGGG GCGTGTACCAAATCAATCTGTGAGGTCAACACCCTTGAAGAATGCCACTGTACACAGACAACTGAATTGTGTGAAATTTGCTGCCAAAACAGAG GCCAGCCAGAGTCTTGCGTTTCAGCCTCCCAGATCAACATCCGAAGCAGATCCGGTGAAACTCTGTTCAGGGATGTCGGATCAACGTGTGACAACTTCATGGGTTACTGCGACGCTTTCAACACCTGCCGCCTGGCCGATGAGGACGGCCCAATTGCTAGCATCATTAGGAAGATCTTCTTCGGCACCGAAGCTCAGTTGACTGACGTCATTTGGACTTGGATTACG AATAACTGGTGGGTGATTGTCATCATTGTCGTTGCCATCATCATCCTGATGGTCCTCATCATCTTCTTCTGCGAGCGCGTCATCCCCACCACCAACCCCTGGCACAAGGAGAAGGCGGAGCTGTCACGAAGCGCCAGCGCCAACGTCAAGCTGCAGAAGAAACGCAACCGCGGCAGCGCGTACTACGGCCCCGCAGACGCGCCAAATTTTCAGCAGCACCCGGATAACGCTGAGAGTAGAGCCACAAGATTCTAA